One window of the Pieris brassicae chromosome 2, ilPieBrab1.1, whole genome shotgun sequence genome contains the following:
- the LOC123720140 gene encoding aminoacylase-1-like isoform X1, producing MATKAKRMSIDYSSNPAVANFIEYLRIPSVQPNINYDECVSFLEKQAQGLGLGFKVYEMVPKKPIVVLTWVGLKPALGSVLLNSHMDVVPVFEDSWTYPPFSGHIDKDGKIYARGAQDMKCVGIQYIEAVRKLKKSGVQLQRTLHLSFVPDEEIGGVDGMEKFVHTKDFKALNVAFALDEGMACPTDEFVLFYGERSIWQIHVHCTGQPGHGSLLFPNTAGEKLRVIINKFMTLRDEQKNILDSNSKLTIGDVTTINLTQVHGGIQSNVIPEKLSVVFDCRLAVTVDHEAFENTIKQWCKEAGDGVTYEFEQKNPAVECTKLDDSNPFWVAFKESADKLKLKLSCRIFPGGTDSRYVREVGIPALGFSPMNNTPVLLHDHDEFLSADVFLKGIDIYTQLIPAVANA from the exons CTAAGAGAATGTCCATCGACTACAGCAGCAATCCGGCCGTCGCTAactttatagaatatttaagaatacCAAGTGTTCAgcctaatattaattatg aTGAATGTGTCAGTTTCCTCGAGAAGCAGGCGCAAGGTTTGGGGTTAGGTTTTAAGGTGTATGAAATGGTACCAAAAAAGCCGATTGTAGTGTTGACGTGGGTGGGGCTGAAGCCTGCACTTGGGTCTGTCTTACTCAACTCTCATATGGATGTTGTACCGGTTTTCGAG GATAGTTGGACATATCCCCCATTCAGTGGGCACATAGATAAAGATGGGAAAATATACGCCCGTGGCGCACAGGATATGAAATGCGTCGGAATTCAGTACATAGAGGCTGTCAGGAAGTTGAAAAAATCTGGCGTTCAACTGCAGAGGACTCTTCATCTATCCTTTGTCCCTG ATGAGGAAATCGGTGGTGTAGATGGAATGGAAAAGTTTGTGCATACAAAAGATTTCAAAGCTCTGAATGTTGCATTCGCCTTAGACGAGGGTATGGCTTGTCCCACCGACGAGTTTGTCTTGTTCTACGGAGAGAGGAGCATTTGGC AAATTCACGTACACTGCACCGGTCAGCCAGGCCACGGCTCACTGTTATTTCCGAACACTGCCGGTGAAAAg CTCCGCGTCATCATCAATAAGTTCATGACTCTTCGGGATGAgcagaaaaatattttggataGCAACTCTAAACTTACCATCGGAGATGTAACTACTATTAACTTGACTCAAGTTCAT GGCGGCATCCAATCGAATGTAATCCCCGAGAAGCTGTCTGTAGTGTTCGATTGTCGCCTCGCCGTCACTGTTGACCACGAAGCTTTTGAGAAtacg atAAAGCAATGGTGCAAAGAAGCCGGTGACGGTGTGACGTACGAGTTTGAGCAGAAGAATCCTGCAGTTGAATGCACAAAACTTGATGATAGCAATCCCTTCTGGGTGGCGTTTAAGGAATCAGCTGACAAATT GAAACTCAAACTTTCTTGCCGCATATTCCCGGGCGGTACTGACAGTCGATACGTGAGGGAGGTCGGTATACCCGCCCTGGGATTCTCTCCGATGAATAATACTCCGGTCTTACTCCACGACCATGACGAGTTCCTTTCAGCAGACGTGTTCCTTAAAGGCATAGATATCTATACACAGCTTATACCAGCTGTTGCTAACGCTTAA
- the LOC123720140 gene encoding aminoacylase-1-like isoform X2 — protein MSIDYSSNPAVANFIEYLRIPSVQPNINYDECVSFLEKQAQGLGLGFKVYEMVPKKPIVVLTWVGLKPALGSVLLNSHMDVVPVFEDSWTYPPFSGHIDKDGKIYARGAQDMKCVGIQYIEAVRKLKKSGVQLQRTLHLSFVPDEEIGGVDGMEKFVHTKDFKALNVAFALDEGMACPTDEFVLFYGERSIWQIHVHCTGQPGHGSLLFPNTAGEKLRVIINKFMTLRDEQKNILDSNSKLTIGDVTTINLTQVHGGIQSNVIPEKLSVVFDCRLAVTVDHEAFENTIKQWCKEAGDGVTYEFEQKNPAVECTKLDDSNPFWVAFKESADKLKLKLSCRIFPGGTDSRYVREVGIPALGFSPMNNTPVLLHDHDEFLSADVFLKGIDIYTQLIPAVANA, from the exons ATGTCCATCGACTACAGCAGCAATCCGGCCGTCGCTAactttatagaatatttaagaatacCAAGTGTTCAgcctaatattaattatg aTGAATGTGTCAGTTTCCTCGAGAAGCAGGCGCAAGGTTTGGGGTTAGGTTTTAAGGTGTATGAAATGGTACCAAAAAAGCCGATTGTAGTGTTGACGTGGGTGGGGCTGAAGCCTGCACTTGGGTCTGTCTTACTCAACTCTCATATGGATGTTGTACCGGTTTTCGAG GATAGTTGGACATATCCCCCATTCAGTGGGCACATAGATAAAGATGGGAAAATATACGCCCGTGGCGCACAGGATATGAAATGCGTCGGAATTCAGTACATAGAGGCTGTCAGGAAGTTGAAAAAATCTGGCGTTCAACTGCAGAGGACTCTTCATCTATCCTTTGTCCCTG ATGAGGAAATCGGTGGTGTAGATGGAATGGAAAAGTTTGTGCATACAAAAGATTTCAAAGCTCTGAATGTTGCATTCGCCTTAGACGAGGGTATGGCTTGTCCCACCGACGAGTTTGTCTTGTTCTACGGAGAGAGGAGCATTTGGC AAATTCACGTACACTGCACCGGTCAGCCAGGCCACGGCTCACTGTTATTTCCGAACACTGCCGGTGAAAAg CTCCGCGTCATCATCAATAAGTTCATGACTCTTCGGGATGAgcagaaaaatattttggataGCAACTCTAAACTTACCATCGGAGATGTAACTACTATTAACTTGACTCAAGTTCAT GGCGGCATCCAATCGAATGTAATCCCCGAGAAGCTGTCTGTAGTGTTCGATTGTCGCCTCGCCGTCACTGTTGACCACGAAGCTTTTGAGAAtacg atAAAGCAATGGTGCAAAGAAGCCGGTGACGGTGTGACGTACGAGTTTGAGCAGAAGAATCCTGCAGTTGAATGCACAAAACTTGATGATAGCAATCCCTTCTGGGTGGCGTTTAAGGAATCAGCTGACAAATT GAAACTCAAACTTTCTTGCCGCATATTCCCGGGCGGTACTGACAGTCGATACGTGAGGGAGGTCGGTATACCCGCCCTGGGATTCTCTCCGATGAATAATACTCCGGTCTTACTCCACGACCATGACGAGTTCCTTTCAGCAGACGTGTTCCTTAAAGGCATAGATATCTATACACAGCTTATACCAGCTGTTGCTAACGCTTAA